The Bicyclus anynana chromosome Z, ilBicAnyn1.1, whole genome shotgun sequence genome window below encodes:
- the LOC112054201 gene encoding uncharacterized protein LOC112054201, whose product MEKLGEENLPKEEVTTDSKKENGVENDQEEPKVETNSQSDNSASSSASSTTQQARRNELQNASSTSNNRATRATRTRRNNTRSRRNHHSHDHLITEGLHLDGSTFLFDRVPDMFVRVSQPLSQSNIYELIFTRFSLESYRADADALSEFDNFTLEHEILPGFEPFCATPDCNCDM is encoded by the exons ATggaa aaactTGGTGAGGAAAATTTGCCAAAAGAGGAGGTAACTACGGACTCCAAAAAAGAAAATGGCGTAGAGAATGATCAAGAAGAACCAAAGGTTGAAACTAATAGCCAATCTGATAACTCGGCTAGTAGCTCTGCTAGCTCAACGACGCAACAAGCTCGACGAAACGAGCTGCAAAATGCTAGCTCAACTTCTAATAATCGAGCTACAAGAGCTACACGAACTAGGAGAAATAACACCAGATCACGGCGCAACCATCATTCACATGATCACCTCATTACTGAGGGCTTACATTTGGATGGT TCTACATTCCTCTTTGATCGCGTACCAGATATGTTTGTGAGAGTGTCTCAGCCACTGTCCCAGTCAAATATTTACGAGTTAATTTTCACTCGATTTTCCCTTG AATCTTATCGAGCTGATGCCGACGCCCTCTCAgaatttgataattttactctggaacacGAAATTTTACCAG ggTTCGAGCCGTTCTGCGCTACGCCTGATTGCAACTGcgatatgtaa
- the LOC112054198 gene encoding uncharacterized protein LOC112054198, with protein sequence MISKMSTINQNNEKKSSAENSKQEEETMMEVDVQPEKAETVEAAARGERAEMIEKAEMFERAERAGCKISGSFLPVDESGEDNEEGFDIDKILDYYIREPGSPARAVPPVVTNTSASAGAACAEKAADVAYTAHGAATSCSSGTDVETNLKKIFNNITDESMVSDENKSALMQSAQEQLFIDWCTSRQIMTKKDGDE encoded by the exons ATGATTTCTAAAATGTCAACCATaaaccaaaataatgaaaaaaaatcttcggCTGAAAATTCCAAACAGGAGGAGGAGACTATGATGGAAGTTGATGTGCAACCCGAAAAAGCTGAAACAGTTGAAGCAGCTGCAAGAGGTGAGAGGGCCGAAATGATTGAAAAAGCTGAAATGTTTGAAAGAGCTGAAAGAGCTGGATGTAAAATCTCGGGTAGCTTTCTACCAGTGGATGAAAGTGGCGAAGACAATGAAGAG GGTTTTGACATTGATAAGATCCTTGATTACTATATCAGAGAACCGGGTTCACCGGCCCGAGCAGTACCACCGGTTGTAACAAATACTTCAGCCTCAGCAGGAGCTGCGTGTGCTGAAAAAGCAGCCGATGTGGCATACACAGCTCATGGCGCTGCTACTAGTTGTTCTTCTGGTACAGACGTTgaaacaaatttgaaaaaaatttttaacaacattACCG ATGAGAGTATGGTGAGTGACGAAAATAAGTCAGCACTAATGCAATCGGCACAAGAGCAATTGTTCATTgatt GGTGCACATCGCGTCAAATAATGACCAAAAAAGATGGTGACGAATAA